The proteins below are encoded in one region of Mycobacterium shinjukuense:
- the esxA gene encoding type VII secretion system ESX-1 WXG100 family target ESAT-6 translates to MTEQQWNFAGIEAAASAIQGNVTSIHSLLDEGKQSLTKLAAAWGGSGSEAYQGVQQKWDATATELNNALQNLARTISEAGQAMQSTEGNVTAMFA, encoded by the coding sequence ATGACAGAACAGCAGTGGAATTTCGCGGGCATTGAGGCCGCGGCAAGCGCAATTCAGGGAAACGTCACGTCCATTCATTCCCTGCTCGACGAGGGCAAGCAGTCGCTGACCAAGCTGGCGGCGGCCTGGGGCGGTAGCGGTTCGGAGGCCTACCAGGGCGTTCAGCAGAAGTGGGACGCCACCGCTACCGAGCTCAACAACGCCCTGCAGAACCTGGCGCGCACCATCAGTGAGGCCGGTCAGGCGATGCAATCGACCGAGGGCAACGTGACGGCAATGTTCGCATAG
- the esxB gene encoding type VII secretion system ESX-1 WXG100 family target CFP-10 — translation MAEMKTDAATLAQEAGNFERISGDLKTQIDQVESTAASLQSQWRGAAGTAAQAAVVRFQEAANKQKQELDEISANIRQAGVQYSKADEEQQQALSSQMGF, via the coding sequence ATGGCAGAGATGAAGACCGATGCCGCTACCCTCGCGCAGGAAGCAGGTAACTTCGAGCGGATCTCCGGCGACCTGAAGACCCAGATCGACCAGGTGGAGTCGACGGCGGCTTCGTTGCAGAGCCAGTGGCGCGGTGCCGCGGGCACGGCCGCCCAGGCCGCGGTGGTGCGCTTCCAAGAGGCGGCCAACAAGCAGAAGCAGGAACTCGACGAAATTTCGGCGAATATTCGTCAGGCCGGCGTCCAATACTCCAAGGCCGACGAGGAACAGCAGCAGGCACTGTCCTCGCAAATGGGCTTCTAA